The genomic window agatctgacattctatccactgggccacctagctattCTGTTGTTCCCTGTCACTGGCCAACTTCAAATAGAATACTGAAGACCTACCTGAAGACCTAATTGCTCCTGGCTGGGTAAACTATAAACAGATAAGTTGTTCAGATATGCGTTAGATCAGATTGTGTCTGGGGTTGCTTccaattctaagacaaatgattttttaaaatagaaagatcaggagggcagctgggtagctcagtggatagtcaggcccagagatgggaggtcctaggttcaaatctgacctcagacacttcccagctgtgtgactctgggcaagtcacttcacccccattgcccatcccttgccattcttctaccttagaaccaaaaccgtattgcttctaagacggaaggtaagggtttttaaaaaataaaataaaatagaaaggtcAGAAAATAGATGATTCTATAACTAAAGACCTTGGTGGAATAGGGAAGTCAGTCAGccaggaaataagcatttattttattattattattattgttgttaaagCCCTcaccctagaatcaatactgtgtattggttccaaggcagaagagtgataagggctaggcaatggggttcaagtgacttgcccagggtcacacagctgggaagtgtctgaggccagatgaaataagcatttattaagtgttaatGATACGTGCTGCCAAGTTTTAGAGATACAAAAACAGGCAAAATCAGACCTGTCCTCAATGAGCTTATAGTCTAGTAAGGGAGACAAGATGTAAATAACCAGGCCCACATAGGATATACAGAGTAAATAGAGGGTTCTATCTAGAAGTCAGGGGCCTGGGAGAAGCCTGCAGAACAAAGTGGGATTTGAGCCAAGCCTTGAAGAAAGTCTGGGAGgctaagaggtggaggtgagtAGGGAGGGCATTTCAGGCAAGTGTAGTCTCTGGTCTGCCAACtccttgtgtgactctgagcagaTAAATTCAGGAAATACAGGGAAAAAAATGTTGGCACCTATTACCTACCAACTCATTCCCCTAAACCCTGGGGAAGCTACTTTAATGAATCTGTGATCTGGTTCCTATAGCTGCCCACTATAAAAGTAGGTGAGAGACACAATGTccacactttcttttcttttcttttctaaaaattttctaaaatttaggGTTATTGACTGAAGATATTATATTAGTGATCATCAGGGATtgaaattcaatcccaataaaatactcaagtcagtttgggattttatggtagtttaattacaatagaaggaagaaattaagaagaaggaaaagaagggaaaggtatAAGATTTTCTACGACTTTCCTtcagccaagggaagttcagaagccTCAACCAAGGgcccttctcagaagattaaatctagctcggcttccagtcatgaggcttcctccaagacGAGAGGCCTCCTTGGAGGTTAGTGCcttcaggaggtaaaggaaagggggagtcagccttatcactcaccaaggcCGATTCAGGGAAGACCCCTCTCCTAAACCACTCTTACAGAGCTCCCCCCAGTAACTCTACTGCCAAAGTCCACCAAAGCCGCAAGCATACTAACGCTGCCAAAAACTCCCAACACTGCTGAGAGAAtactcacaggaagtgatgcaaaatatatagacagttctttacatcatttcctgtgtctcacatgtaccaatggtagcttaaacttgacttaggacagcccagggggtcagtcagttgtttctgatttgtcacttgctagcacatgccggtcataggccatcctctccTACAGTTAatacttaagtgggggtgtatacattcctggttgctagaattctaaagactaagcagagtggagtaaatctaaaattcactctatctatctatctatctatctatctatctatctatctatctatctatctatctatcatctatctatctatccatctacccatctatctatctatcattatctatctatccatctacccatctatctatcattatctatctatctatgtatatatataaatatatacagtaatagaaatattatataataatcaactgtgaaggattaaacTGTTACCAGTTAAACAAGGCCCCAAAGtactcataatttttaaaaagtgttattcaaaaccagagaaggaactgttggaatctgactgTGGATTAAAGCactctttcactttatttccttcaagagtttttttttttatcatatttgtgATATATGTTTTCTGTCCTGGCATggggaacatggaaatatgtattgcatgaaagcacagGTATAACCAGTTACCACCCTGGGGAGACAatagaggcagggagggagggaaagaatttgaatctcaaaatgtcagaaaataattgtaaaaaattgttcCTACATAAAGaacataataaaattaaagaacatATTACAGGAGCAGCTATATGGTAGAGTAGATACagctccaggcttggagtcaggcagacctaggttcaaatctgatctcagacacttcctagctgtaagatcctgggcaagtcagttaaaccTGATGgactagcccttgcccttctgtcttaaagttgttactaggatagaaagttagagataaaaaaaaaagactatattaGGCTATGAAGAGAAGAACAAGCtaatgatagtgatgatgatgatatgaaGAAAACAGTTGAATTACTTTTTTGTGAATTTATTCAAAGACCCAAGATTTATAGTAATGTCATATCTGCCTGTGTTGCAGTCACCTTCATGTTTTGAGTTTTTGTTTCTCAGGAATTTGTTCTCTGCTCCCAGAGACAAGGCAGGCACAAACCCCATTCCCTagatccttccttctctctgataATATTTTGCCCTTGAAGCAGAATTTTTTTGGCATCCATTCCTGACCAGTAAATTTATACTTGGAATTATGGATAATATTGCATacattgcttctttttcttaGGAGAGAGCCATTCTATTGGTTATCAAGAGCAAAATTTGATCATATACCTGTACTCATCTGACTCCCcagaataaaggagagaaagaaatccaTTCTCCCCTCCTCCGACTGATTGGCCCAGAGATTGATACATGCTCTGGATATTGGCCAAATTGGGATAAATAAAGGGAACATGCAGCTTGGGGAGAGACACTTTGCAGACAGCATGTTGCAACCAGGTGTCTGAATGACTtgatcttctcttctctgacatttCTTCCTTATAGTGAGACTAAAATAGGGATAAGATAGCAAAATGAAGGAAGTTTCCTCAGCAAAAGTGTAATCAGCAAAAATTCCCAACTACAACTTCAAATTCTTAAACCAATAGTGATTATTAGGTTCCATAGAATTGGGAATCTGGAACCAGGATACATTATGTGCATAATagacctagagttggaaggagacTCAGAAGCCAGCTAGTCTAATCTCTTACTTTCCCAACAAGGAAACAAGCTCAGAAAACTTTGTTGGCTTGCCCAAGCTCATAAAGGTAGCTTGAACTTCTGAAGTATCACACTCATAACTGAACACAGAACTCTGGATGGGGTCTGATCCTGAAGAAAAGACTGGAATTTACTTCTCTTATTCTTTTGACCCTATGTTTTTTAAATGTAGTCTCAGATAGCATTAATTTGGCCGATACATCACACTACTGACTCATAATGAGTTTATGTTCCATGCCTTTTGTCCCTACTATGTGTCAATGAATCAATtagtacatatttattaagcacctaccatgtgccaggcactatactaagctctggggattaaaaaagagacaaaggatGAGGAGAATCTAGAAGACACTTAGAAATGTGTCTGAGATGGTAAGGAAACTGGGGAACATGTTTTATGAGAATATGGGTGTTTATCTTAGAGAAGACAAAGCTTATAGGCTCATGGTAActatctttaagtatttgaagtgttgtgaaagaagaattATGCTTATTCTGATTGGCTCCAGATGGACTCTTTAGGATCAATGAATAGAAGTTAAAAAGAGATAGATTTCAGTTTGGTATAAGGGAATAtatcttaacaattagagctatctaaaaATGATTCACTTTTTTAGTTAGTGTGTACCTCCTCATTGGGGGGTCTTCAAAAATTGAATGGCTACTTGGGGATAGTGTGTTAAAAAGGAGAAGCTTGGATAGGCAttgtttggactagatggtctcagaGATCCTTTCAATTAGAATATTCTTTATTGTAATGTACTTATATTCTATTCACATGTCAGTTCACACCACTTTTCTACTAAAAAACCTTCAGAATCTCTTTATTGCCTCTCAAGTAAACTTAAGGTTCCTTAGCatggcatttaaagttctctaTAATCATGGAGCAACCTACCTTTCTAGCTTTATCTTCATCCCTTCACTCTATGCCCCATCTAAATTGGAAAACTCTCTGTTGTCCCAAACACAGTCTATGTTCTTTGTTTATTATCTATGCCTGGAATATCCTCCTTCATCCTTGCCTGATGACttctgtcatgtggaagagggactGGACTTATTCTGTTAAGCTCCATAAGGCAGAAGGAGAGCAATAGTGCCAAGGCATTTAACAATAAGGAAGACTCCAGCTTGAAGTGCAGAAAACACCTTCTAAAAATTAGATCTGTCAGAAAATGGAATAGATTACCTCCGGAGTTACTGTAGTTGATGCTCCCTATACAATGGATGTCTCTAGGAGACTGCCAAAGTTTTTTTGGAGGTATGCTTAGGACTGCCCTGGTAGCCTCACAGATCAGAGGCAGAGGGGAAGGTTTGTTTATTTATCTAAAATCCACTGATCTCAATTTCCTTCTGAGCTGAGTGAGGGTCAGTTCTTCCCCACCACTTTCTCTCAGACATCCTTCTTGGTTTAGAAAAAGGGATCTGTCCGAGAGGTTGGTTGGTACTAGCTATTTTTCAGATTGAAATTCATAGAACAACTGAGCAACAAGAGTCCATAGAACATAGAAGATAGTCAGAAGTAATCAAGATCTTAAGACATAGAATTTTATAGCTCCAAGGGATCTTGGAGGCCATTTAACTCAACttcatcattttatggatgagaaaactgtggctcaggagaagtgacttgcctgaagcTATACACCTAGAAACCAAGTCTCTTTAATCCTCAATTCAggtgttacacacacacacacacacactatcccATATCTGTCCTTTTCATAGACTTTATGTAGTTAGCTCATAGTTAGCTTCATTGTGTGGATAACTGATTTCCAATCATGCTCATGCTAGTCATCTGTTTTATGACTTTAGCCATCATGtctcttctctgggtctcaatttcttactttgtaaaatggaagaatttgatcagtggttctcaacctttctaatgccatgaccccacaatacagttcctcatgttgcagtgaccctaaaccaaaaaattattttggtggctacttcaaaactgtaattttgctacagttatgattcagaatgtaaatacctgatatgcattatgtgttCTCATTGCTAtaaacccacaggttgagaaccgctgatttaGATGCTCTCAAAGAAACTTTTTTAAGTGTACTATTTTATGATTTTGGTTGTTACTTTAAAATTCCTTAAATAATTTTCAGGTGCGTAATCTGACTATAGGATAAGATAATAGATTTCAAatgggaaggaaccttagaggccatataatccaaccccctcacttgatagggaaactgaggctcagaaacatTAAATGataacccaaggtcacacaggtagtaagaagCAGAGTCACAATCCTCACTCAGATCCTCTGAcaccaaatccagtattctttctacaaTACCATGCTGCTTTCCATCCTCTGGCTTTCTCCCTTTATGACCTTGTCAGGGCTGTTTCACACATGGACAATACAGGGATGTGTTGCAGGAAGAAGGGATCAGAGAAGTCAGGAATCAGTCTAGAGACCTAATTCACTCATTTCATCCTGAAGAGCCCCAAGGGAATTTTACTTTGAAAGGTGAGATAAAGTGCAAAGTGCCCTGTATCTGGAAGTAAATCCGAACCCTGGTGCCTATTAGTTGTATGACTAACTGAGCAGATAATTTCCCCTTTCTGATCCTCGATCCACCTTACAGGGTTGTGCGGTGATgatcaaaggagagaaaaatgtaaAGTGATATGAAAGTATGTTACTATTTTCCAGTTCCTCCGAATCTTAGAATGCCATGGGCTTTGTCCTCTATTCCTTTGCCCTTAGGGTGTGAGAAAACGCCTGGGTTCAGTTGCTGTCCCTTCCTTCGTGCTGACTGGTTGGGGTCTGTGTTCTTCATTCCATCACAGTTTGCTGTGGGGAGGGGGCTTCTCTGAGGAGAGGAGACACTTTAGACTCTCCTAAGGCCAATACCACTTTCCAGGGACCCTAGGGTACCACTCCCCAAACAAGTCAGGTCGACTAAAATGTTTCCCCGCCAGACAAGGTgaacttcctcttttccctttcaaataAAAGGTAACAATCTCCCAAAATGTGTTCGCTGTGTCCAGCCTTCGGTATGTCTCTCACAATGCTGGACACACAGACGGTGAGAATAAACATTTGCAGTGGGCATCAAATTGAATTCCTAAGAGGGGCTTTAGTGTTTTCAGGGCGCGGCTGAGCTGCCGCCGATGGGTTAGGGAGGGGGGGGCGACTTTTGAAAGGGGTCAGCCGCCTTAACCGTTTCCTTCCCCTCAGCATCCTTCCAGCAAAGAGCAGCTGCTCGGAGGCCTGACTCCAAGCTGAAGAGGAAGGAGttacagaggggagggagggtacGAGCTCCCAGACGCTGCGCGCTGACGAAAGCAGGTGATTTCTCCGCAAAGCTCTCTCCCTCAGCATCTTTCCTGgtgtgggctttttttttttctcccttgctGATAGTGGGTGGGGTCGCTTCCCCTGCAGCACTAGCAGCGGCGGCGGCGACAGCAACagcagtggcagcagcagcagcagcggcggcggtggtggcagcagcaacagcagtagcagcagcagtccCAGCAATGCTCCGGATTCCCGGCAGATGAACgcccctgggcaggtcactcTGTCCTCTTTCCTCCTGGCCCTGTCCTCCGGGAAGAGCTAAGTAGCCCAGGCAGGGAGCGGGGAGCTGAGAGTGGGGAGTAGAATCGGGAGATCGACTCCGCATTGGGCGGGAAAACCGAGGAGCCCAGAGTCAGCCACCCCTCCCCGGACCCTGCAGGCTGACAGACAGCTCCGCCCGTCTCTGCAGCATGGCTTAAGCCTGCAGCAGCCTCCATGGGTTCCACATAGGGCTGACGGGCGAGGCGAGCCCGAGAGAAGATCTTGAACATTTATACATCTGCAATTGCAATCTTTTGCAAAAGCAGCATTTGCAGCCTGTGCAAGGCAGGTTGCATGCTTGCAGACTTTTTCATCCAGAGAACAGCACTGACTCCCAACCTTGGGACTGGTAGTAGGGTGGGTGTGTgcttttcaataaaataaaaacttagtGGTAGTGGGTGAACAAGGAGGGTACAGGCGGGAGCAGGAGGCTAGATCCTGCAGCAGAGCAAGATCGGTGTAGCCAAGCCTGTCAAGGTGGGAAGAGAAAaagtaggcagaaggaaggtgaAAGATAGGGTCTTTGGACACAAGCACCATGGCTTGGCCGTGCATCACCCGTGCCTGCTGCATCGCCCGCTTCTGGAATCAGCTGGACAAGGCGGACATCGCGGTGCCCCTGGTCTTCACCAAGTACTCGGAGGCCACCGACCACCCCGGTGCCCCGCCGCAACCGCAGCAGCCCCCAGCGGCGCAGCCGCAGCATGCTCCCCCTTCGGCGCGCTCCGTTGCCATAGAGACGCAGCCGGCCCCCGGCGACCTGGATGCTGTTGCCCGGGCAACGGGGCCCAGCGGGGAGCGGGAGCCTGGGCCTCCCAGTGCCCAGGCCAAGGCGACCGCTGGCCCAGGTTCGAGCCTTGGCCTGGGCTCGGCGGACTCCGTGATGCGGCAGGACTACCGGGCCTGGAAGGTACAGCGCCCGGAGCCGAGCTGCAAGCCGCGGAGTGAGTACCAGCCTTCAGACACGCCCTTCGAGAAGGAGACCCAGTATCAGAAGGATTTCCGGGCGTGGCCGCTGCCCCGACGGGGCGACCACCCCTGGATCCCCAAGGCGACCCCACCACCCCCGCCGCAGTCGCTGCCCGCCCCAGCCTCGGCCTCCCCAGGCCCCCCCACGGCTGAGgaacggcggcggcggcggcagcagagCCAGGAGCGGAGGTCCGCCGAGGCCCCGGGCCAGGCTCAGGCTCCTGGAGATGAGGAGGGGGGCAGCGGCGGAGGGGGAGGCCCTGCGGCCGGGAAGGCGTCCGGAGCAGACTGGCGGGACACGCGCAAGAAGGCGGGGCCCGCGTGGATGCTGCGGCGGGCAGAGGGCCAGGGGCTGCAGGGGTCCGAGTCTCAGCCAcagccacagcagcagcagcagcagcagcagcagcagcccccTGAGTCCGGAGTAGGCAAGGGGCGGGCGGCGGCCGACGCCCTTAATCGGCAGATTCGCGAGGAAGTGGCGACTGCCGTGAGCAGCTCATACAGGTGAGGCAGAGCCCAGGGAAGagtagggagggggaggagagagaaaggggcgCCGCCCATGTACAGCATCCCTCATCTGATTTCGTCTCTGCCTCTTATTCTTTGTATGACCTTGGCCCAGTTACTCTAACTTCCAGGGCCTTAGTTTCCCCTGCTGTAAAATTAAGGGTGGGACTATATAACCTCCAACAACCctttttccagctctagatttggAGCTAGGCCCCGCCCTGTGGCCATGACTCCACCCATCTTAGGAGGCTATTTGCAGGGACCGGTTTTATCCCGGTTCTCTTTCCCCAGCGCTTAGCGCAGTGTCTGAAACTTAGTAGGAGCTTCATAAACGCTGCTTGGCTGACTCTTTGCTGCCCATGGCCCCACCCAGTCTTCTGCTCCGCCACGCCACCCCACCCCATAGCCATAATATCCTTCTTCCCTTCAAGCTTTACAGATCTCCAAATCCTGCTCTCCTCTTATTTCCCATCAGGCTTCGTGCTTCCTATCCCAGGGACCTCACATCATTTCCCCTCCATCCTTTCTGCCGTCTCAGGGTTTCCTTAGGCTTCCCAAGACCTAGACTCCCTTGGCTATCACGGTCCTACGAGAACGCACGCTGCAGGACCAATCTTAATTCTGTATTTGCATCTTCTGCTCTTAGCACAGGGTTTGGCACAGagcaaacatttaagtgctttCCAGTCACTTATCGCCATTCCGAACACGTTGGAACAACCCTCTCATCAGTGCTACAATTCTCAAGTAAATGCTCTGCTCTCCACATTTGTCATGGCACCTTTCTCTGCCTATTTATTCCATGCTCCCACCTCCCTTATGGCCATTTGCCCCCATTAGCACATGCCTTTTTTCACTCCCTATTTGAGCTTTCATTCCAAACTAATGAGTAAACAGATTGCTGTAGGTTATTCTGGAGAGACTGCAGGCGAAACACTGAGCTTGAGGTCTCTGGAGAATCCAGATGTGTACAATGAATAATGAGACAAGAGATGCCCATTGTGTGGCCCGCAGGGCTCTACGTGAGGGCCACAGCCACCTGCTTCGTTCTCACAGAAGTTCAATGAGGAAGACTACAGGTTTGTTATGTGTTGCCAAGAGACTACAATCATTTCAAAATTTAActtcatataataatatttattgccTTATCTTGTTAACTTACTTTTATATacatggggaaatattttacaaatatcttttatATAGCAAAGAAGGCTGATGGGAAGTGATTTTTAGAGCTACCAAAATCcatattattcattaatttttaaaaatattgctttcattatttttattattttattttatttattattattattacacagaTTATTGGTTTCCAGACAAGTCAAGGAATTGACTTTTTAAATAGGAAGTTTTTAATGGCCTTGACAATCCAAGTATGGTCTTAGACAGTATAACCATTTTTTAATGGGCAATTAAAGTATATAACAGTTGATGTGAAACTTAACATTCTTTTGATTCATAGGGAAGACTGACTGACAATAGAGCTATGTAATTTGGAGGAAGGCAGTTGTGAATAAATTGGataaattaaaaagggggaaaatctggAAATGGTCTATCTAGTATACCCTCATCCTGTCTTTGCCCTCTTGTGTTTCTAGGCATTTCTCTGATTCAAATACATTCCTCATCTGTTTCAAATGGATTTGAGGTAGCTAAGACCATATTGGCCCCACTCCAGTGACAATTTGATTTATTATTCCTCATCCCTTCCATAGTAAATCACAGTGTGTTCAGGGCACAATGACTAATTAGTTAATCTCATGGGCTTTAAAGATGGCATCTGCTGCATGATATTTATGTTAATAGTTCACTCACATATGAAAAGCTCACATAATTTAGCATTTTAATACATCTGCAATTTGACATCCAGATAAAACCATAAGTGATGATAAGGTGTCTTTATTGGAGAAATGTAGTTGCTCCAGAAAGAGAAATACATTGTTAATAACATGAAGATTTTGAAAGGCTCCTATTTAGCAGACTTTCTACTTCTTCGTCTGGTTATATCATCATGGGATTTTGCCATCAAGTGCTATTTGAAGTGTGATTTTGAGTTATTGACACACATGGTTGAGTTAACGCAATGAACCGTGACACTGTCGAGTCTGTCACTGTTTATATAATCTTAAAAGTGCATTTCACTGGGTGGACTTTAGTAACAAATTCAGCAGACGCTTGTCTAGAAGATCTATTTGTCATAGGGTGAAGGAACAATGCTCTTTGGGGGGAGGTAGTGGAGGGAGAGGTAAAATTACCCTTCTAATCAACCTCTCTGCCCTTGCAGTGAGTTAATAGGGATGGATGAGGGTAGCAGGTGCTCCCCATAGGAATGCTAATGGGAGAGACCTTTCATGGCAGAAGGCAGCTGATGCTCTGGGAGATAGAATCTATCAACCAAGGAGAGAAAATTTCTGGAAGAAGGAAAAGTGACATGGACATCAGAAAGAAGGGAGCCTTGGATTTAATACTCTAAAGCTGTGCCAGGAAGGCTGGAGAAAGCAAGAAAACCCTATCTTTAATGCCAAGTGAAAGCCATATTTTATGGGGacaatgggaaagaaaataattctcctcctcatttcctttcatagaatcagagaattcttgttgaattgaaaCAAATCTAGTTCAACCCATATCTGAACAGCAGGGAAATAATACTGGTGcaggtggaaagaatattggtgGTTGGAAAGGActctaaaagaatgcataccttttgatccaataataccactatttAGGTCTATATCctagagagatttaaaaaaaaacgaaaaggacctgtttgtacaaaaatatttatagttgctctctttgtggtggcaaagaattggaaactaaagggatgtctcccaattggggaatggttgaacaaattgtggtatatgatggtgatggaatactattgtgctataaggaataatgaaccggatgatttcagaaagatgtacgcgaactgatgcagagtgaaataagcagaaccaagagaacattatacatagtaactgcaatattgtggaatgatcatatgtgatagactttgccaccaacagcaatattatgttccatgacaattctgagggacttatgaaaaagaatgctatccagccccagagaaagagctgttggaataggaatgtagatgaaaacaatgacatcacttgtttatttgggaatatgtttagagtttttgttttataagaccattcacataaaaatgaataatatgaaattatgttttgtatggtaatacatatatatcctagatttgaattgcttgccagctccaggataggggagggagaaagggagggagataatatggatcatataactttggaaaacttatatagaaatttgttattaaaaataaaaaaaatttttaaaagaatgttgttggcagctaggtaactcagtggatagagagccagatttgTAGATGGGGTCCTGGagtcaaatctggctgcagatacttcctgactatgtgaccccGGACAAATCCctaaacccccattgcttagcccttactttttttttttttgctttggaaccaatatacagtgttctTTTTTAACACggaaagtaaggtgttttttttttttttaaacctttaccttctgtcttggaatcaatactgtgtattggttccaaggcagaagagtggtaagagctaggcaatgggagtttagtgatttgcccagggtcacacagctaggaaagtgtctaagatcagattttaacctaggacttcccatctctaggcctggttctcaatccactgagctacccagctgtccctggtttgtttgtttgtttaaataaagaaataatatagtTTTGACCTtacaccatttttttttctatttgggtctcagtttcttaatctataaaataaaagcattcaaCTAAATGTTCTCTAAGGGCCTTCCTAATCTAACATCTTGTGAAATTGTCATCTCTATTCCACTTAGAGATTTGTAGTCTGAGGCTCCCATTCCACTTTGatttattaggaattttttttcttatactgaATTGAAATCTGCCTTCAAAACTTCCTCTCATTCCTCCTAATTCAGGCCAGTGAGATTAAACAAAACAAGTCCAATACCAATTATAGGCCATAGCCCTTTGAATGTTGGGAAATGCTAGTAGAAGCCAAGCCTCTTTGAGGGTAAGAATTGGTTATtgcagggtggggtggggtggggtgggggaagtgagggaaaaagagagaaagagacagagggata from Monodelphis domestica isolate mMonDom1 chromosome 4, mMonDom1.pri, whole genome shotgun sequence includes these protein-coding regions:
- the MAP6 gene encoding microtubule-associated protein 6 isoform X2, which translates into the protein MAWPCITRACCIARFWNQLDKADIAVPLVFTKYSEATDHPGAPPQPQQPPAAQPQHAPPSARSVAIETQPAPGDLDAVARATGPSGEREPGPPSAQAKATAGPGSSLGLGSADSVMRQDYRAWKVQRPEPSCKPRSEYQPSDTPFEKETQYQKDFRAWPLPRRGDHPWIPKATPPPPPQSLPAPASASPGPPTAEERRRRRQQSQERRSAEAPGQAQAPGDEEGGSGGGGGPAAGKASGADWRDTRKKAGPAWMLRRAEGQGLQGSESQPQPQQQQQQQQQQPPESGVGKGRAAADALNRQIREEVATAVSSSYRNEFRAWTDIKPVKPIRAKSQYKPPEDKMVHETSYSAQFKGEPNKPTPAENKVIDRRRIRSLYSEPFKESSKVEKPSAPTPKPKKTPTSHKPLKKAKEKQLTSGRGTKKKAPTASGASGAGPQDKEQRSQSNPRAQPNREAQSNPAAQLNPLIQFNPPLGIQIRIKVP
- the MAP6 gene encoding microtubule-associated protein 6 isoform X1; protein product: MAWPCITRACCIARFWNQLDKADIAVPLVFTKYSEATDHPGAPPQPQQPPAAQPQHAPPSARSVAIETQPAPGDLDAVARATGPSGEREPGPPSAQAKATAGPGSSLGLGSADSVMRQDYRAWKVQRPEPSCKPRSEYQPSDTPFEKETQYQKDFRAWPLPRRGDHPWIPKATPPPPPQSLPAPASASPGPPTAEERRRRRQQSQERRSAEAPGQAQAPGDEEGGSGGGGGPAAGKASGADWRDTRKKAGPAWMLRRAEGQGLQGSESQPQPQQQQQQQQQQPPESGVGKGRAAADALNRQIREEVATAVSSSYRNEFRAWTDIKPVKPIRAKSQYKPPEDKMVHETSYSAQFKGEPNKPTPAENKVIDRRRIRSLYSEPFKESSKVEKPSAPTPKPKKTPTSHKPLKKAKEKQLTSGRGTKKKAPTASGASGAGPQDKEQSKEMNNKLAEAKEIPVQPKSSTQPGSPVQPSSPAQPTNPIQPSAGDSDKDQGPVGQELPAVAEIPEAPRTECNEGSPKPSVPELLPKELPRKELPSEGL